A stretch of DNA from Desulfobulbaceae bacterium DB1:
TTGTCACGGTGGAACTCTATCCATACGAAGACAGACCGGCGGAAGCGGCGGCCAAGTCGCTGGACTATCTGCGACACATCCGGACGCAGCGGCAGAGTCAATAACAATGGGTCGGATATCCCTTCGCAAAATCAAGGCCTGTCTGCAACTGATGCGGCTGCCCAATGTCTTCACCGCCGTTGCCGATATTGTCGCCGGATACGTCATTGTCCGGGGTTTTGCCGTTGACATTGCTGAACTCGGCGCTCTTGTTCTTGCCACCTCCGGCATCTATGCAGCCGGTTGCGTGCTCAATGATTTCTGCGACCGTGAAGTGGATGCCCGGGAAAGGCCATCCCGCCCGCTGCCCTCCGGCAAGGTGAGTGGCCGGGAGGCCCTGATAGTGACTTTTTTTCTGTTTGCCGCCGGTCTCTGCGGGGCTTATCTGGCCGGGCCTGTTTCGTTCGCTCTTGCCCTGGCCATTGTCCTGCTTGTTATCCTGTATGATTGCCGGAGCAAGCAGCATGACATTGTTGGGCCGCTCAACATGGCCGCCTGCCGGGCCGGCAATCTGCTGCTCGGCATGAGTCCGGCCCTTGCTGTTTCGCTTCCCCTGCTTTTTCCCCTGGTCAGTTTCTGCTATATTTTTCTGGTGACCATGTTCAGCCGTCTTGAAACCGAGGGAAATGCCGGTGGACGGGCATGGTTTATGACGGGCGGCATCGCTGCTGTTTTCCTGTTGTTTGCCGGACTTGTCGCCATGGGTGACGTCAAGGCTGATGCATTCATTTATCTGGTTTTGCTGGCCGGTCTGGTTCTGCCGCCGCTGCGCCGTGCGATCCGGCAAGACACCGCCTCGAGTGTGCAGCAGTCCGTCAGGTCGCTGATTCTGGCCATCCCCTTTCTTGATGCGGCATACGCCGCCGGCATGCAGGGGGTTGTTGCCGGCCTGCCCGTTGTCTTCTGTCTGCTGCCCGCCCTGCTGATAGCCCGTTTTTTTTATGTTACGTAGCATGGATGGAGACAATGCGATGAAAAAAAGAAGAGTTATTGTCCTTGATGTCGTCGGTTTACGTCCCGATCACTTTGCGGTGGCAGAAAAACTGCCTCATCTGGCGGCCCTTGCGGGCAGGGGCCGGCTGCACGGGATGAAAACCGTTTTCCCGGCGCTGACGCTGCCGGTGCAGGCGGCGCTGACCACAGGGGTGTTTCCTGGGCAGAACGGCATCGTCGCCAACGGTTTTTACAACCGGCAATTATGCGAAGTTTCTTTCTGGGAGCAGGCGGCAAGCCTGGTTCAGCATGACAGGATCTGGGATTACCTCAACCGAAGGGTGCCGGGCCTGACCACCGCCGCGCTTTTCATGCAGAATACCCTCCATGCCGATTGCGGCTGCATCGTCACTCCCCGGCCCATGCATACCGATGAGGGGCTCGTCCAGTGGTGCTATTCCAAGCCGGTGGGTTTTTATGAAGAGCTCGCGGCCGATATCGGCCCGTTTAATCTCATGCATTACTGGGGGCCGATGACCTCCATTGAGTCAAGCCGGTGGATAGCCGGGGCTGCGGTCCGAACCCTGGAACGCATCCGGCCTGATCTCATGTTTGTCTATCTGTCCCATCTCGATTACTGCTGCCAGAAGGTTGGACCGGACCATCCCGTTGTCATGGATGAGCTGATGCTGGTGGACGCGGAAGTGGGAAGAATCGTCCAGGCGGTGGATGACCTTGGCCTGCGGGATGAAACGGTCTTTGTCGTGGTGTCTGAATACGCCTTCAACAAGGTGCGGGGCGATATCGCCTTGAACCGGATACTGCGGGAAAACGGCCTGCTCGCCATCAGGTCGATCCAGGGACGTGACTATGTGGATTTTGAATTGACCCCGGCCTTTGCCATGGTTGACCACCAGATTGCCCATATTTATCTGAAGCCCGGATATGAAAAAACAGTGCGTCAGGTGCTGGAAAAGGTCGACGGCATCGATTTTCTCTTGGAAAGGGAAGGGAAAAGAAGATTTCAGGTGGATCACGCCAACAGCGGCGACATTGTCGCGGTGAGCGCCAGAAACAGATGGTTTTCCTATTACTGGTGGGATGACAGGCAGCGGGAGCCTGATTTCGCCGGGCAGGTGGACATTCATCGCAAGCCCGGCTATGATCCCCTGGAACTTTTTTTGGAACCGGGCAGCCGGAGAATTTCCCAGGATACCGGCCTGATTCACGGTTCCCACGGGTATCCGCCTCTGTCGGCGAGCGATGATGTGCCCCTGCTGATCAGCGGCGATCTGCCGGATCGTTTGCAAGCGCTCAACAGCGGGGCGGCGTGCATCACCGCTGTTCCGGCATTGCTTGCCGAGTTGTTGCAGGGGTGAGATCGCGGGTCGCCATGCCGCAATTTTACATTTGACTTCGTCGGATTCTTTATGAGAACATGAGTGCGTGACGGCCTGGTTTTGTTCCTTGACGCTCTTTCCCCCCGGCAAAAGGATGCAACGATATGGCGGAATCCCTTTTCCTGGTTCTCATTTTTTTCCCCTTTGTCGGAGGGATTGGTTGTTTCCTGTGCCGCGCAGCCCTTCCTCGCTTGGTCCTGGTCGGCGGGACGGTGGCGGTGCTGGCGTTCTGCTCGCTGCTTGTTGACAAGGCACCTTTTCCCTCCGTCGCTCGTCCTTTCCCGTCCTTTTACAACCGGTTCATTCTTGCCGCTGATTTTCTCGTGCTGCTCGTCGTTCTTTTCCTGGGCTGCCGTCGCCGTCATTGGCTGATAATTGCATTGTCGGTTTGCCAGGCAGGCATCCTTGCCTTTCTTGATTTTTTTGTCGTGCAGGGGGAAGCCGTCCATTCTCCCTTTTATGTTGATTCCCTTTCCCTTGTTTTGCTCAGGGTTGTCTGTCTGGTGGGCGGCATCATCTGTTTCTTTGCCGTTCCCTACATGCGGGCCCACGAAGAACACGGCCGGCTCCCGCACACAAAACAGCCCGCCTTTTTTGCCCTTCTGCTTTTTTTTCTCGGCGCCATGAACGGCCTTGTTGTAACCAATAATATGCTCCATTTTTATTTTTTCTTTGAACTGACGACACTCTGCTCGTATCTGTTGATCAGCCATGACGGCACGGCAGAGGCGGTGGCCAATGGTCTCACCGCCCTGTGGATGAACAGTCTGGCCGGTTTGTTGCTGCTGCTTGCCGTTTGGGGCTTCTATGGGCAGGCCGCGTCAACCGACATGCAGCTTCTGGCCAGGGGATCAGCCGACGGCTGGGCGGCCATGCTGCCCCTCGGCCTGCTGGTTCCGGCCGCATTTATCAAGTCCGCCCAGCTTCCCTGGCAGAAATGGCTGCTGGGGGCAATGGTCGCGCCGACTCCGGTGTCCGCCCTGCTTCATTCAAGCACCATGGTCAAGGCGGGGGCCTATCTTGTCCTGCGTTTCGCCCCGGCCTTTGCCGGAACCATGCTTGCCGAGGGCTTGACCCTGGCAGGTGGATTTGTTTTTTTTGCCGCCGCGGTCCTGGCAATGGGGCAGCAGAATGCCAAGAAAATTCTCGCCTATTCCACCATCAGCAACCTGGGGCTTATTTTTGCCTGTGCCGGGATCGGCACACCGTCCGCTATTTTGGCCGGCATCCTGCTTCTCGTCTTTCATGCGGTTTCCAAGGGACTGCTTTTCCTCTGCACCGGCGCGGCGGAGCAGCACCTGCAGAGCCGGGACATCGAGGTGATGCGCGGACTTTACCGGCAAATGCCGCTGACCGTGCTGTGTGCCGTGCTGGCCATGATAACCCTTGTCATGCCGCCTTTCGGCATGCTGGTCGGCAAATGGCTGGTTTTGGAGGCCGGGGCGCAGAGCATGGTTTTTTTCGTGCCGGTTGCCCTGGGCAGCGCCTTTACCGTCCTCTACTGGGTACGGCTGGCAGGCACGCTGCTCGGCATCAATGCGCCGGCAGACTTCATGCCGGAGAAAAAACCGCGGCTCACCTTGCTTTGCCTTGCCGGCCTTTGCGCCGCGGCCGTTATCCTTGGTTTTGCCTCACCCCGGCTGGCGGCATGGGTCGCGGCGCCCGCGGACCAATTGAACTTTCATGAATTACCGCCGGCGATCGCCGCCGGTTCGCCGGGATTGATGCCGTTTGTTTCTTTGTGCGCCATCGCCGTGCTGGTTGCGATCTGGTCGTTTCGCGCCGCAAGGAAGGCGATGAAGGATAAATCGGCAACCCCCTACCTGTGCGGGGCGAACAGCGGAATGCCGGGGCAGTTCACCGGTCCGCTGCAACAAGGCATCACGGCCGCAGCCGGCAACTCCTATCTGCTGCCGGTTTTTGGCGAAAAGCGCCTCACCGTCTGGCTTAATATTGTTGCCGGGGGACTTCTTTTCTTTATGCTGACGGGGGACCTATGGCGTTGACAGGTCATCCCCTTTTTATCGTCCCGGCATCCCTGGCTCTGGCGCTGTTTTTGGGCGGGCTGGTGCGCGGAATCGACAGAAAGCTGACCGCCCGCCTCCAGTCGCGCAAGGGGCCGATCCTGACCCAGCCGTTCTGGGACGTGATAAAGCTGATGGGAAAAAAGGCCGTGCTGGTCAATCCGTGGCAGGCGTTCTGCGCCCGGGTCAGTTTCGGGGCAACGGCAACGGCGGTGGTCCTTTTCGCCCTGCAGTCCAACCTGTTGCTTATCATCTTTGTTTCCTCGACCGCAGGGGGATTTCTGGTCCTCGGCGCCATGAGTTCCCTTTCTCCCTACAGTCAGATCGGCGCCCAGCGGCACCTGTGGCAGATGCTGTGCTGTGAATCCGTGCTTTTTTGCCTGGCCTGGGCCATCTATAAAATATGCGGCGGTTTTCGGATCGAGCTGGTTTTTTCACAGGCGGATCCCGTCATTTTTCGCGTCCCCTTGCTTTATGTGTCCTTTCTGTTTGCCCTGGCCGTCACCATGCACAAATCCCCCTTTGATCTTGCCGGGTCGCACCATGCCCATCAGGAACTTGTCCGCGGCGTTTACACCGAATACAGCGGCTCGCATCTCGCCTGGGTTGAAATAGCCCACTGGCTTGAGGTTATCCTTTGTCTTGGTCTCAGCGCCCTGTTCTGGGCAACACCATGGGGCATGCTGCTGCTGCCGGCTGTTTCGTTTCTGACGGTTCTTTTGCTGGATAACATTTCGTCGCGCCTTACCTGGCGGTGGATGACCGGCAAAGGACTTTTCCTGGCGCTCGGCATGGCGCTGCTCAACCTCTGCCTGCTTGCCTGGTGAAGGAAATGACACTTCTTGCCAAGCTGTTTCGTGCCGCGTGCGCCAAGTCGCCCTGGCTGCTTCATTTTGACTGCGGCAGCTGTAACGGCTGCGACATTGAAACCCTGGCCTGCCTGACTCCGCTTTATGACGTGGAACGCTTCGGGGCAATGAACGTGGGGAACCCCAAGCATGCGGATATCCTGCTGGTGACCGGCACGGTCAATTATCGCAACAAAAAGGTTTTACGCGTTTTGTACGAGCAGATGACCGAGCCGAAAGCGGTGGTGGCCATCGGCTCCTGCGGGCTGTCCGGCGGGATTTTCCGGCAGGCGCCCAACGTGGTGGGCGGCGTCGACAAGGTGATTCCGGTGGATGTTTTTGTCCCCGGCTGTCCGGCGAAACCGGAAGCCGTCATTGACGGGGTGGTGCGTGCCCTGAACACCTTGCAAAACAGGTTGAAAGAGGGGGACAGGTGATGATGGAGGCGGAAAGCATCAGCATGGGAAACATGGCCATGAGGATCGAACATCTCAAGGCCCAGGGATATCGATTCGTCACCATGACCTGCGCCGGAGTCACGGAGGGCCGGG
This window harbors:
- a CDS encoding NADH:ubiquinone oxidoreductase, whose translation is MTLLAKLFRAACAKSPWLLHFDCGSCNGCDIETLACLTPLYDVERFGAMNVGNPKHADILLVTGTVNYRNKKVLRVLYEQMTEPKAVVAIGSCGLSGGIFRQAPNVVGGVDKVIPVDVFVPGCPAKPEAVIDGVVRALNTLQNRLKEGDR